Proteins encoded in a region of the Anoxybacillus amylolyticus genome:
- a CDS encoding rhodanese-like domain-containing protein: protein MELLLALVVSTIIYELYIRYVPVCGVSMISKTQLPNIKHAAVIDLREYNEATALPVPTAIPLPLSYIKRNYHQIPYKEVILITSDAITTNLGVRKLKRYGFQIKGVCCLEINPTIKTA, encoded by the coding sequence ATGGAACTATTGCTTGCTCTAGTTGTTAGTACAATCATATACGAGCTGTATATACGATACGTGCCAGTTTGCGGCGTTTCCATGATTTCAAAGACGCAACTACCTAATATAAAACACGCTGCTGTCATTGACTTGCGCGAATATAACGAGGCAACGGCACTTCCTGTTCCAACGGCAATTCCTTTGCCACTATCGTACATCAAGCGTAATTACCATCAAATTCCTTATAAAGAGGTTATTTTGATTACATCTGATGCGATTACGACAAATTTAGGGGTACGCAAGTTGAAGCGATACGGTTTTCAAATAAAGGGAGTATGTTGCTTAGAAATCAACCCAACAATAAAAACAGCATAA
- a CDS encoding methyl-accepting chemotaxis protein, with protein MSLSSYIIRTLVVVIPGTVLIGLGVCIGNRVNGLAFWWTMGATVLLGMILGTLSATINYRRFVAPIAVINEHLQKMTDGDLLTRVPFERVRELKPIAICINDMAETWGEMMGNMKRHSDEMAHFSEQLSYIAEQTTKATEQIATTMEDIALHAEQQVKMVQETSRSMNDISHSLMNVATNTERVSANTGETLVKATTGKQSIEQMEEQMKFIHAHVQTLGQVVKGLGERSNEIGQITQVITGIASQTNLLALNAAIEAARAGEQGKGFAVVADEVRKLAEQSAQSAQQITQLIGDIQKETEQAIRSTETVVGEVSEGLHAVQTAGLSFEQIRQSINSVNEQMEHVSSVIQQMTKSAQQVATSVEQIITIVEQASAGSTNISAATEEQMASMEEIASSASSLRKMAEDMQRLMQGFRA; from the coding sequence GTGTCGCTGTCGAGTTACATTATTCGTACACTAGTAGTCGTCATTCCAGGGACGGTACTCATTGGTTTAGGAGTGTGCATCGGAAATAGGGTGAATGGGCTTGCTTTTTGGTGGACAATGGGAGCAACTGTATTGCTCGGTATGATTCTTGGGACATTATCGGCGACGATAAACTATCGCCGCTTTGTCGCACCAATCGCTGTCATTAACGAACATTTGCAAAAAATGACGGACGGTGATTTATTAACACGCGTTCCGTTTGAACGTGTAAGGGAGTTAAAACCGATCGCCATTTGTATAAACGACATGGCGGAAACATGGGGAGAAATGATGGGCAACATGAAACGCCATTCGGATGAGATGGCGCATTTTTCTGAACAGCTTTCGTACATTGCCGAACAAACGACAAAAGCAACCGAGCAAATTGCAACAACGATGGAAGATATCGCCTTGCACGCTGAGCAGCAAGTAAAAATGGTACAAGAAACATCTCGATCGATGAATGACATTTCCCATTCGCTGATGAATGTTGCAACCAATACGGAGCGTGTATCAGCAAATACAGGGGAAACGTTAGTGAAAGCAACGACAGGGAAGCAATCCATTGAACAAATGGAAGAACAAATGAAATTTATTCATGCGCACGTGCAAACGCTCGGACAAGTTGTGAAAGGATTAGGGGAGCGTTCGAACGAAATCGGGCAAATTACGCAAGTCATCACCGGCATTGCTTCACAAACGAACTTGTTGGCATTGAACGCAGCCATTGAAGCGGCACGAGCAGGGGAACAAGGGAAAGGGTTCGCTGTCGTTGCGGATGAAGTACGGAAACTCGCTGAGCAATCTGCTCAATCTGCTCAGCAGATTACCCAACTAATCGGCGACATTCAGAAAGAAACAGAACAGGCGATTCGCTCGACAGAAACGGTCGTTGGCGAAGTATCCGAAGGGCTTCATGCCGTGCAAACTGCCGGTCTATCATTTGAACAAATTCGCCAATCGATCAACAGCGTCAATGAACAAATGGAACACGTTTCTTCCGTCATTCAGCAAATGACAAAAAGCGCTCAACAAGTAGCTACCTCGGTGGAACAAATCATTACCATTGTAGAACAGGCATCGGCAGGCTCTACAAACATCTCCGCAGCTACTGAAGAGCAGATGGCATCCATGGAAGAAATCGCTTCTTCTGCTTCCTCGCTCCGTAAAATGGCGGAAGATATGCAACGGCTTATGCAGGGATTTCGAGCATAA
- the cdr gene encoding CoA-disulfide reductase — MKKMVIVGGVAGGATAAARLRRLSEKYEIVMFERGEYISFANCGLPYYIGEVITDRKKLLVQTVEGMSKRFKLDIRNFSEVTAIHRDRKTVAVKHVLSGEEYEETYDVLILSPGAKPIVPPIPGSETADALFTLRNVPDTDKIKAYVDQQQPKHAVVIGGGFIGVEMAENLAERGVNVTLIERANQVMPPIDYEMAAIVHTHMKEHGIQLMLEDGVQSLENNGRRIVLTSGQVIDTDMIILAIGVQPESQLAKEAGLELGIRGTIKVNEHLQTSDPNIYAIGDAIEVKNYIHGFETFVPLAWPANRQGRLVADHIHGIDVKYNGTLGTAIAKVFDLTVAVTGNNEKTLKQLGIPYEVVHIHPMSHASYYPNAQQMTLKLIFDKQTGKIYGAQAVGKDGVDKRIDVIATAIKGGLTVRELPDLELAYAPPFSSAKDPVNMAGYVASNVMDGIGTVQWHEIDDIVASGGFLVDVRTPLEVARGAIDGSVNIPLDELRERLHELPNDQPIYVTCQVGLRGYLATRILQENGFVAKNLDGGYKLYSSVFRAK, encoded by the coding sequence ATGAAAAAAATGGTTATCGTCGGCGGAGTTGCAGGGGGAGCTACCGCCGCAGCGCGTTTGCGCCGGTTAAGCGAAAAATATGAGATCGTTATGTTTGAACGTGGGGAATATATTTCTTTCGCCAATTGCGGATTGCCGTATTATATTGGCGAAGTCATTACCGACCGGAAAAAACTATTAGTGCAGACGGTCGAAGGCATGTCCAAACGGTTTAAACTTGATATTCGCAACTTTAGCGAAGTGACGGCCATTCATCGCGACCGCAAAACGGTTGCCGTGAAGCATGTCTTGTCAGGAGAAGAGTACGAAGAAACATACGATGTACTCATTTTATCCCCTGGCGCAAAGCCAATTGTGCCGCCAATTCCAGGCAGCGAGACAGCCGACGCGCTCTTCACACTTCGCAACGTGCCAGATACAGATAAAATTAAGGCATACGTCGATCAACAACAGCCAAAACACGCTGTCGTCATCGGCGGTGGATTCATCGGCGTCGAAATGGCTGAAAACTTAGCCGAACGCGGGGTAAACGTTACACTCATCGAACGGGCAAATCAAGTAATGCCGCCAATCGACTATGAAATGGCAGCGATTGTGCATACGCACATGAAAGAACACGGTATTCAACTTATGTTAGAAGATGGCGTACAATCGCTTGAAAATAACGGTCGCCGCATCGTCTTAACGAGCGGGCAAGTGATTGATACCGATATGATTATTTTAGCCATTGGGGTGCAGCCAGAAAGTCAACTAGCAAAAGAAGCAGGGCTTGAATTAGGCATCCGCGGTACAATTAAAGTGAATGAGCATTTACAAACGTCCGACCCGAACATTTACGCGATTGGCGATGCGATTGAAGTGAAAAACTACATTCACGGTTTTGAAACGTTCGTTCCGCTCGCGTGGCCGGCAAACCGGCAAGGGCGGCTCGTTGCCGACCATATTCACGGAATCGATGTAAAATATAATGGTACGCTCGGAACAGCAATTGCGAAAGTGTTTGATTTAACGGTTGCGGTGACAGGAAATAACGAAAAAACGTTAAAACAGCTCGGCATTCCGTACGAAGTCGTCCACATTCATCCAATGAGCCATGCAAGCTATTATCCAAACGCCCAGCAAATGACGCTAAAGCTCATTTTCGATAAACAAACAGGAAAAATTTACGGAGCACAGGCGGTTGGAAAAGATGGGGTGGACAAACGTATTGATGTCATTGCTACTGCTATTAAAGGTGGATTGACTGTTCGCGAATTGCCAGATTTAGAACTTGCTTATGCGCCTCCGTTCTCCTCTGCGAAAGACCCGGTAAATATGGCTGGGTACGTAGCATCGAATGTGATGGACGGTATTGGGACGGTACAATGGCACGAAATTGATGACATTGTGGCTAGCGGTGGCTTCCTCGTCGATGTCCGCACCCCACTGGAAGTGGCACGCGGCGCTATCGATGGGTCTGTCAACATTCCGCTCGACGAACTTCGCGAGCGATTGCATGAATTACCGAACGACCAACCGATTTATGTCACTTGCCAAGTTGGACTACGCGGCTATTTAGCCACTCGTATTTTGCAAGAAAACGGATTTGTCGCGAAAAACTTAGATGGCGGCTACAAATTGTACTCCTCCGTATTTAGGGCGAAATAA
- a CDS encoding DUF962 domain-containing protein — protein MEFKNYEEFWPFYLSQHRKRATRVWHFIGTSFVFIFLVTAVVTWNAWWILAAPVVAYSFAWISHFFIEGNKPATFGHPLWSLRADFRMYRLMLLGKLEKELE, from the coding sequence ATGGAGTTTAAAAACTATGAAGAGTTTTGGCCGTTTTATTTATCGCAGCATCGCAAACGAGCAACGAGGGTTTGGCATTTTATCGGGACTAGTTTTGTGTTTATTTTTCTTGTCACGGCGGTTGTAACATGGAACGCTTGGTGGATATTAGCCGCTCCAGTCGTGGCGTATTCGTTTGCTTGGATTAGCCATTTCTTTATCGAAGGGAATAAGCCGGCGACGTTCGGCCATCCGCTTTGGTCGCTACGGGCAGATTTTCGGATGTATCGGCTCATGTTGCTTGGAAAATTAGAAAAAGAACTAGAGTAG
- a CDS encoding RDD family protein: MVTKPAGFWKRLLASFLDGLIIGIPLSIIGYLITGKAEGNWFTSLMNILYMWLIPVAWSGYTVGKKIVGIRIVKVNGEKLGVGAMFLRSFVAYLIYGLTLGIAFLVSAIMVAAREDKRAIHDFLAGTYVTTEPKVKE, from the coding sequence ATGGTGACAAAACCAGCGGGCTTTTGGAAACGATTGCTTGCAAGTTTTTTAGACGGTCTTATTATCGGTATTCCGTTAAGCATTATTGGTTATTTAATTACTGGAAAAGCAGAAGGAAATTGGTTCACTTCGCTCATGAATATCTTATACATGTGGCTTATCCCGGTTGCGTGGTCAGGGTATACAGTAGGGAAGAAAATCGTCGGCATTCGCATCGTGAAGGTAAACGGGGAGAAACTTGGCGTTGGCGCGATGTTTTTGCGCTCCTTTGTCGCCTACCTTATTTATGGGCTTACGCTAGGGATTGCTTTCTTAGTCAGTGCTATTATGGTAGCAGCTCGCGAAGATAAGCGAGCGATTCACGACTTCCTCGCGGGGACATACGTAACGACCGAACCGAAAGTGAAGGAGTAA
- a CDS encoding nitric oxide synthase oxygenase, with protein sequence MEKQPLWNEAEAFIRICYQELGKNEMDTEHRLAEIEREIVLTGTYTHTYEELEHGAKMAWRHSNRCIGRLFWQTLHVFDARNAETEEDIVTHLFRHIEFATNGGKIRPTITVFKPNGDVRIWNHQLIRYAGYETEHGVIGDSSSISFTKACEQMGWKGERTNFDLLPLVVQQKERRPKWFNIPREIVLEVPIKHPELVWFQDLQLKWYAVPIISDMCLEIGGIHYMAAPFNGWYMETEIGARNLADDYRYNMLPKISSCMGLDMSTNATLWKDKALIELNVAVLHSFKKAGVSIVDHHTAAQQFKLFEQKEQEAGRRVTGDWTWLIPPVSPATTHIFHKNYDNTIITPNFFYQKRPYE encoded by the coding sequence TTGGAGAAACAACCGTTATGGAATGAAGCTGAAGCGTTTATTCGCATATGTTATCAAGAACTAGGGAAAAATGAGATGGATACGGAACATCGTCTTGCGGAGATTGAGCGAGAGATTGTCCTTACCGGTACGTATACTCATACATATGAAGAATTGGAACACGGCGCCAAAATGGCGTGGCGCCATAGTAACCGTTGCATTGGCCGCTTATTTTGGCAAACGTTACATGTGTTTGATGCACGGAACGCTGAAACAGAGGAAGACATAGTAACCCATTTATTTCGTCATATTGAATTTGCGACAAATGGCGGAAAAATTCGCCCAACAATTACAGTGTTTAAGCCGAATGGAGATGTACGCATTTGGAACCACCAACTCATCCGTTATGCGGGGTATGAAACAGAACATGGGGTAATCGGTGATTCTTCTTCCATTTCTTTTACAAAAGCATGCGAACAGATGGGGTGGAAAGGAGAACGAACGAATTTTGATTTGTTGCCCCTTGTCGTTCAACAAAAGGAGCGACGACCAAAATGGTTTAACATCCCACGCGAGATTGTGCTAGAAGTTCCGATCAAGCATCCAGAGCTTGTGTGGTTTCAAGACTTGCAGCTGAAATGGTATGCGGTGCCGATTATTTCGGATATGTGTTTAGAAATTGGCGGTATTCATTATATGGCTGCTCCTTTTAACGGTTGGTATATGGAAACGGAAATTGGCGCTCGCAATTTAGCAGATGATTACCGTTACAACATGCTTCCAAAAATTTCTTCGTGTATGGGATTGGATATGAGTACAAACGCAACCCTTTGGAAAGATAAAGCGTTAATTGAACTGAATGTAGCGGTTCTTCATTCTTTCAAAAAAGCAGGTGTTAGCATCGTCGATCACCATACAGCAGCGCAGCAGTTTAAGTTATTCGAGCAAAAAGAACAAGAAGCTGGTCGGCGCGTCACCGGCGATTGGACATGGCTTATTCCTCCCGTTTCGCCAGCGACGACACATATTTTTCATAAAAATTATGACAATACGATCATTACACCGAACTTCTTTTATCAAAAGCGACCGTACGAATAA
- a CDS encoding S1C family serine protease codes for MNMTPYEYTTPPVKKRGFFSVLSASIIGAVIGSGVTLYAAPHVGMLSTKVKQTETASTETKQETTQNTLSLQQTASTANNMITAINQVADAVVGVVNIQKQMDFFSGSSSEQEAGTGSGVIFKKEGNSAYIVTNNHVIEGANKVEVSLGKGKRVQATVVGADPLTDLAVLKIDGTHVQKVASFGDSSALRIGEPVAAIGNPLGLDLSRTVTEGIVSGKRTIPVSTSAGEWELNVIQTDAAINPGNSGGALINSAGQVIGINSLKIAQEGVEGLGFAIPIQDAKPIIEQLMQYGKIKRPYLGVGLRDVSEIPADVRFEQLGLPENETNGVVVTAVEASSPAAKAGLQAKDVITAINDTTVNNVSELRKYLYTNTKVGETVQLHILRNGKRMTISLQLSERNNQ; via the coding sequence ATGAACATGACACCGTATGAATACACGACACCACCAGTGAAAAAGCGAGGATTTTTCTCTGTTTTATCTGCTTCCATCATCGGAGCAGTGATTGGAAGTGGGGTGACGCTCTATGCCGCACCGCATGTAGGAATGCTATCTACAAAAGTGAAACAAACAGAAACTGCTTCAACGGAAACAAAGCAAGAAACAACACAAAATACTCTATCGCTTCAACAAACGGCTAGCACTGCAAACAATATGATTACGGCCATCAATCAAGTAGCCGATGCAGTCGTTGGTGTTGTCAACATTCAAAAACAAATGGACTTTTTCTCTGGCTCTTCTTCCGAGCAAGAAGCTGGCACTGGATCAGGCGTTATTTTTAAAAAAGAAGGGAATAGCGCCTACATTGTCACGAACAATCACGTCATTGAAGGGGCGAATAAAGTAGAAGTATCGCTTGGAAAAGGGAAACGTGTTCAAGCGACGGTTGTCGGTGCGGATCCGCTAACAGATTTAGCGGTATTAAAAATTGACGGAACACATGTGCAAAAAGTCGCTAGCTTTGGTGATTCGTCTGCCCTTCGTATCGGCGAGCCAGTCGCGGCAATTGGCAACCCGCTCGGCTTAGATTTGTCGCGAACAGTAACAGAAGGGATTGTCAGCGGTAAACGAACGATTCCTGTTTCAACATCGGCAGGGGAGTGGGAGTTGAACGTCATTCAAACCGATGCCGCGATTAACCCTGGCAATAGCGGCGGAGCATTGATTAATAGTGCTGGACAAGTTATCGGCATTAACAGTTTGAAAATTGCCCAAGAGGGGGTAGAGGGGCTAGGATTTGCCATCCCAATTCAAGATGCGAAACCAATTATTGAGCAGTTGATGCAATATGGAAAAATTAAACGCCCGTATCTTGGGGTCGGACTGCGAGATGTCAGCGAAATCCCAGCGGATGTTCGTTTTGAGCAACTTGGATTGCCAGAAAATGAAACGAACGGAGTCGTTGTCACAGCGGTAGAGGCCTCTTCGCCAGCTGCCAAAGCAGGGCTGCAAGCGAAGGATGTTATTACAGCGATTAACGACACAACCGTTAACAACGTCAGCGAATTAAGAAAATACTTATATACGAATACAAAAGTTGGCGAAACTGTTCAACTCCACATTTTACGTAACGGCAAACGCATGACAATCTCCCTTCAATTAAGTGAGCGGAATAATCAATAA
- a CDS encoding DUF2935 domain-containing protein — MQFYYGQQMPLRILDEAEFWKHQEEEHTVVIRELVVGLEQPFVEALQKWEEALSATHQQIVRYIESVVRAGAYLPNELYQQVLHLVSFCLQQSLAFIQLCQQLKTASVAVRQNKTANVVLNHIIRESEYFVGIAQVLLYRKQDAYS; from the coding sequence ATGCAATTTTATTATGGTCAACAAATGCCGCTTCGTATTTTAGATGAGGCGGAGTTTTGGAAACACCAAGAGGAAGAACATACCGTTGTCATTCGCGAGCTTGTGGTCGGATTAGAGCAACCGTTTGTTGAGGCGCTGCAAAAGTGGGAAGAGGCATTGTCAGCTACTCATCAACAAATCGTCCGCTATATCGAATCCGTTGTTCGCGCGGGGGCATATTTACCTAACGAACTGTATCAGCAAGTGTTACATTTAGTGTCATTTTGTTTGCAACAGAGCCTGGCATTTATTCAGTTGTGCCAGCAACTGAAAACTGCCAGCGTTGCTGTTCGGCAAAATAAAACTGCGAACGTCGTCTTAAACCACATTATTCGCGAATCGGAATACTTTGTCGGTATTGCCCAAGTGCTGTTGTACAGAAAGCAAGATGCCTACTCATAA
- a CDS encoding amino acid permease, with product MQPSQGLKRELKSRHLFMIALGGVIGTGLFLGSGYTIHEAGPGGALVAYLFGGFVMYLTMLCLGELAVSLPDAGSYQTYATKYISPSAGYVIGWLSWLNWSVTVGLELLTVSILMKRWFPDVPSWIWCVVFAVVLFSINALSTRSFAEVEFWFSSIKVLTIIAFIILGGAAMFGFLEMKGGKPAPMFSNFTDHGGLFPNGIAAILVTMIGVNFSFQGTELVGVAAGESENPEKTVPKAINNTVWRILLFFVLAIFVLAGLFPWEKAGLVESPFVVVFDSIGIPYAADIVNFVIITAVLSVANSGLYATSRVLWSMSRQGMVSPMFSKLSKNGVPLNALIASMLIGCLSLLSGIYAEDTVYLWLLSIAGFGAVTVWASIALSNYLGRKAFLKQGGAVRDLKYKTPLYPFVPLLALALNTLIIVSLAFIPEQRMALYCGIPFMLACYIYYHLVAKHRTTEQRMTSKIEIERM from the coding sequence ATGCAGCCATCACAAGGGTTAAAGCGAGAGTTAAAAAGTAGACATTTATTTATGATTGCACTTGGCGGTGTCATCGGAACAGGGTTGTTTTTAGGTTCAGGGTACACAATCCATGAAGCGGGACCGGGGGGAGCGCTTGTTGCTTACTTATTCGGTGGATTTGTCATGTATTTGACGATGCTTTGTCTAGGAGAATTAGCAGTTTCCTTGCCAGATGCAGGTTCGTATCAAACGTATGCAACAAAATATATTTCGCCTTCCGCAGGATATGTCATCGGCTGGCTTTCATGGCTAAACTGGTCGGTGACAGTAGGGCTGGAGCTTTTAACAGTGAGTATTTTAATGAAACGGTGGTTTCCAGACGTTCCTTCTTGGATTTGGTGCGTTGTTTTTGCGGTTGTGCTATTTTCCATTAACGCACTTTCGACAAGGAGCTTTGCCGAAGTAGAGTTTTGGTTTTCTAGCATTAAAGTATTAACAATTATTGCGTTTATTATTTTAGGTGGAGCAGCGATGTTTGGTTTCCTAGAAATGAAAGGTGGGAAGCCCGCTCCGATGTTTTCTAACTTTACAGACCATGGGGGATTGTTTCCGAATGGCATTGCGGCCATTTTAGTGACGATGATTGGCGTAAACTTCTCCTTCCAAGGAACAGAGCTTGTCGGTGTAGCGGCAGGAGAGAGTGAAAATCCGGAAAAAACGGTGCCGAAAGCGATTAACAATACTGTTTGGCGCATTTTGCTCTTTTTTGTATTAGCCATTTTTGTGCTAGCAGGTCTTTTCCCGTGGGAAAAAGCGGGCTTAGTAGAAAGTCCATTTGTTGTTGTATTTGACAGCATCGGCATCCCATATGCAGCCGACATTGTAAACTTCGTCATTATTACAGCTGTTCTTTCTGTCGCCAATTCAGGCTTGTACGCTACTTCTCGCGTGCTTTGGTCAATGTCGCGTCAAGGGATGGTGAGCCCTATGTTCAGCAAGCTGTCGAAAAATGGGGTACCGCTCAACGCGCTAATCGCTAGTATGCTCATCGGCTGTCTTTCTTTATTAAGCGGCATTTACGCAGAAGATACGGTCTATTTATGGCTTTTGTCCATTGCAGGGTTTGGTGCGGTAACAGTATGGGCATCCATCGCGCTATCTAACTACTTGGGAAGAAAAGCGTTTTTAAAACAAGGTGGCGCTGTTCGCGATTTAAAATATAAAACACCGCTTTATCCATTCGTCCCACTTTTAGCGCTTGCGTTGAATACGCTGATTATTGTTAGTCTTGCGTTTATCCCAGAGCAGCGCATGGCGCTTTATTGCGGCATTCCATTTATGCTTGCTTGCTATATTTATTACCATCTTGTCGCAAAACACCGAACAACAGAACAACGAATGACTTCCAAAATAGAAATTGAGAGAATGTGA